A genome region from Penaeus chinensis breed Huanghai No. 1 chromosome 22, ASM1920278v2, whole genome shotgun sequence includes the following:
- the LOC125036909 gene encoding uncharacterized protein LOC125036909, with translation MGLITINTGYLRTKSGILKIIEIVCVASAVGLLRVSSPVCGQTVGSYFLGVGVLVAALMVTPLLLISYMMGKMQIQNTFLEIAFNALFALLLLTVGVDALKAVGNVYRDDYNKKCFAMGIVSIAACITYLLDTVVCVRLYRNNN, from the exons ATGGGGTTGATCACGATTAACACGGGTTACCTGAGAACGAAGTCGGGCATCTTGAAGATCATAGAAATC gTGTGCGTGGCCTCCGCCGTCGGCCTCCTCCGCGTGAGCTCCCCCGTCTGCGGCCAAACCGTGGGCTCGTATTTCCTCGGCGTCGGAGTCCTCGTGGCCGCCCTGATGGTCACGCCGCTGCTCCTCATCTCGTACATGATGGGCAAGATGCAGATCCAGAACACGTTCTTG GAAATCGCCTTCAACGCCCTGTTCGCCCTCCTCTTGTTGACGGTGGGCGTAGATGCCCTCAAGGCCGTGGGCAACGTCTACAGAGACGACTACAACAAGAAGTGCTTCGCCATGGGCATCGTCAGCATCGCCGCCTGCATAACATACTTGCTGGATACAGTGGTTTGCGTGAGGCTGTACAGGAACAACAACTGA